The Solidesulfovibrio fructosivorans JJ] genome has a window encoding:
- a CDS encoding tape measure protein codes for MAGGSLDILIQAKDEASAVLESIQSRMSGLGSQGASSFSKIDSAASAVTTRLNGLYAAAVAVSAALTAGKFVQVPAQFESLAKQLETVTKSSKTAQEGMAWVQDFAQRTPYELSQVTDAFVKLTSYGFDPKQLLEPIGNAASGMQKELDQAVEAFADATRGEFERLKEFGLNASTVGNQVTFSWMENGQQMEKTVTKSAEKIGEALSGIWEGMFSGGMESQMSTFEGRLSNLMDAATRDIQQFMSAGLFESIKAKLAELTEALAELEKSGKLEEWGRIAAEQFDKIWEILKTVGKEAKDFISQWGKLLVALATVAAITKAAGALRQLTSILMKSKLGIAGLVLAAPELIDLTTSLAVKFDALYNPISKTNRLLKDAAYYQKRAAEQNQIAVDMLNQLIAAQGQSVSSMDEFRRKVAAGTIVLKDNAGQIGLTADQYKALSKEIKDAGTAGYAYLSQVADRYDMAGKEAKALATTEGAAAAAGLAAQKDKYEAVLAVAKSVAAAQEKLVNESAANETQKAALRKQVEQDLMKAKKDALTDWLSALKSGLDEALAQEKRYAEESREAGKTTEEKLRDLKRQTMTQSAAYYDELKVAAEKLAQAEQEASKGTAEGYDNAMKLAKEAQNAYAASASSGKDVVGQAQAVQTAMKGVADAGQVWKDAADKGKDAWAEAAKSMKDQIAEVKAELADMQKSPLSLKVDVDTEAVDKALDALNGKKTESEHTVEPDTTAAQKAIAELEKDTYSTHYVYEKKVEAYATGGPARSVPAMVMPGEVVIDKDAARENAPLLHAINSMRLAREAVAHFAAGGGVFRPFRRGLVPGVGNEDSEPVMLDEGAFVVRKAAVAKYGRGVLDAIQSGRMAGVQAFATGGFVWPDWMRKIQAATAAAPETPTPMTPQRPTPLSVAVSVPAAFRGATTPLAAAPGMSAHGAAAVSRLDGIRHAAAVSFAKGGNLDEQLADIALERKRTREDYDEAVSDAKGDHDDQLADLLTQEQADLDDIAQTLADTLADLQAAWEEAQAAYQEAIEEAQAESDEALADAQSDYQDAMDDARSEYEEQKQELQDAVDEAYAAWQEKKKEDKIEHGYTKTTIGANTMGGKPTTHYWVSDQDALDDWEAEVEELKQAYVSALRDQNALGGFRIPTDAVATLGEAKAEAKTTLDEATGQALADLGDAQNTFTAGTDEAKAQAADDTQATKDQAEADKADLAADLADTLDDLKKDFDRAMEDLDIEEARARADADEEKGYSISGFSQWLSSGGPVAVLDRIRKYAAGGWAALSEKLPRFADGGEVPMLPGAVAGQDSVLARVMPGEGMVNVQAMRSILSKRALDALNSLDLEGFLGALPRFADGGVVPGGSLAAAAAAVPDGASSGSGYTATLNLSLGGKTFETRATEATAMALARQLRRLGGSMK; via the coding sequence ATGGCGGGCGGTTCCCTGGATATCCTCATTCAGGCCAAGGACGAGGCTTCGGCGGTTCTGGAGTCCATCCAGTCGCGCATGTCCGGGCTGGGGAGCCAGGGAGCTTCCTCCTTTTCCAAAATCGACTCCGCCGCGTCCGCCGTCACCACGCGCCTCAACGGGCTCTATGCCGCCGCCGTGGCCGTGTCGGCGGCCTTGACCGCCGGCAAGTTCGTCCAGGTCCCGGCCCAGTTCGAGAGCCTTGCCAAACAACTCGAGACGGTCACCAAGTCGTCGAAGACCGCCCAGGAAGGCATGGCCTGGGTGCAGGACTTCGCCCAGCGCACGCCTTACGAACTGTCCCAGGTCACGGACGCCTTCGTCAAGCTGACCTCCTACGGTTTCGATCCCAAGCAGCTTCTTGAACCCATCGGCAACGCCGCGTCCGGCATGCAAAAGGAGCTGGACCAGGCGGTGGAGGCTTTCGCCGATGCCACGCGCGGCGAGTTCGAGCGTTTGAAGGAATTCGGGCTCAACGCGTCCACGGTCGGCAACCAGGTGACGTTTTCCTGGATGGAAAACGGCCAGCAGATGGAGAAGACCGTCACCAAGAGCGCCGAAAAGATCGGCGAGGCGCTTTCCGGCATATGGGAGGGCATGTTTTCAGGCGGCATGGAAAGCCAGATGTCGACCTTCGAGGGTCGGCTTTCCAACCTCATGGATGCCGCCACCCGCGACATCCAGCAGTTCATGTCCGCCGGATTGTTTGAGTCGATCAAGGCCAAGTTGGCCGAGCTTACCGAGGCGCTTGCCGAATTGGAAAAGTCCGGCAAGCTGGAGGAGTGGGGCCGGATCGCGGCCGAACAGTTCGACAAGATTTGGGAAATCCTCAAGACCGTGGGCAAGGAGGCCAAGGATTTCATTTCGCAGTGGGGCAAGCTGCTGGTCGCCCTGGCCACGGTGGCGGCGATCACCAAGGCGGCGGGGGCCCTCAGGCAACTCACGTCGATCTTGATGAAATCCAAGCTCGGCATCGCCGGCCTTGTCCTGGCCGCGCCGGAGCTCATCGACCTGACCACGTCCCTGGCCGTCAAGTTCGACGCGCTCTACAACCCCATTTCCAAAACGAACCGGCTGCTCAAGGACGCGGCGTATTATCAAAAGCGGGCGGCCGAACAGAATCAGATAGCCGTGGACATGCTCAACCAGCTGATTGCCGCGCAAGGGCAGTCGGTTTCGAGCATGGACGAGTTCCGCCGCAAGGTCGCCGCCGGCACCATCGTCCTGAAGGACAACGCCGGGCAGATTGGCTTGACCGCCGACCAGTACAAGGCGTTGTCCAAGGAGATCAAGGACGCCGGCACGGCCGGTTACGCCTACCTGTCCCAGGTGGCCGACCGCTACGACATGGCCGGCAAGGAAGCCAAGGCCCTGGCCACCACCGAGGGAGCGGCGGCCGCCGCCGGCCTGGCCGCGCAAAAGGACAAGTACGAGGCCGTGCTCGCCGTGGCCAAGTCCGTGGCCGCTGCCCAGGAAAAGCTGGTCAACGAATCCGCCGCCAATGAAACGCAAAAGGCGGCGCTCCGCAAGCAGGTCGAACAGGACCTCATGAAGGCCAAGAAGGACGCGCTCACCGACTGGCTGTCGGCGCTGAAATCCGGCCTGGACGAGGCGCTTGCCCAGGAAAAGCGCTACGCCGAGGAGTCCCGTGAGGCCGGCAAGACCACGGAAGAGAAGCTGCGCGACCTCAAACGGCAGACCATGACGCAGTCCGCGGCCTACTACGACGAGCTCAAGGTGGCGGCGGAAAAGCTGGCCCAGGCCGAGCAGGAAGCGTCCAAGGGCACGGCCGAGGGCTACGACAACGCCATGAAGCTGGCCAAGGAGGCGCAAAACGCCTACGCGGCATCGGCTTCGAGCGGCAAGGACGTGGTCGGCCAGGCCCAGGCCGTGCAGACGGCCATGAAGGGCGTGGCCGACGCCGGCCAGGTCTGGAAGGACGCGGCGGACAAGGGCAAGGACGCCTGGGCCGAAGCGGCCAAGTCCATGAAGGACCAGATTGCCGAGGTCAAGGCCGAGCTGGCCGACATGCAGAAGTCGCCGCTGTCGCTCAAGGTCGACGTGGACACCGAGGCCGTGGACAAGGCGTTGGATGCGCTCAACGGCAAAAAGACCGAGTCCGAGCACACCGTTGAACCGGATACAACGGCGGCGCAAAAAGCCATCGCCGAGCTAGAAAAGGATACGTACAGCACCCATTACGTCTACGAAAAGAAGGTCGAAGCCTACGCCACGGGCGGCCCGGCGCGTAGCGTCCCGGCCATGGTCATGCCCGGGGAAGTGGTCATCGATAAGGACGCGGCCAGGGAAAACGCGCCGTTGCTCCACGCCATCAATTCCATGCGGCTTGCCCGCGAGGCCGTGGCCCATTTCGCGGCCGGCGGCGGCGTGTTCCGGCCGTTTCGGCGAGGACTGGTGCCCGGCGTCGGGAACGAGGATTCCGAACCGGTCATGCTGGATGAGGGCGCGTTCGTGGTGCGCAAGGCGGCCGTGGCCAAGTACGGCCGGGGCGTGCTGGACGCCATCCAGTCCGGCCGGATGGCCGGGGTGCAGGCCTTTGCCACGGGAGGATTCGTCTGGCCCGACTGGATGCGCAAGATTCAGGCGGCCACGGCGGCGGCCCCGGAAACGCCCACCCCCATGACGCCGCAACGTCCGACGCCGCTTTCCGTGGCCGTGTCCGTGCCGGCGGCTTTTCGCGGCGCGACCACGCCCCTTGCCGCCGCGCCCGGCATGTCCGCCCACGGCGCGGCCGCCGTCTCGCGCCTGGACGGCATCCGCCACGCGGCGGCCGTCAGCTTTGCCAAAGGCGGCAACCTGGACGAGCAACTCGCGGACATCGCCCTGGAACGCAAGCGCACCCGAGAGGATTACGACGAGGCCGTGTCCGACGCCAAGGGCGACCATGACGACCAGCTCGCCGACCTGCTGACCCAAGAACAGGCGGACCTGGACGACATTGCCCAGACCCTGGCCGACACCCTGGCCGATCTGCAAGCCGCCTGGGAGGAGGCCCAGGCCGCCTACCAGGAAGCGATCGAGGAAGCCCAGGCGGAAAGCGACGAAGCCCTGGCCGACGCGCAATCCGACTACCAGGATGCCATGGACGACGCCCGATCCGAGTACGAGGAGCAGAAGCAGGAACTCCAGGACGCCGTGGACGAGGCTTATGCCGCCTGGCAGGAGAAGAAAAAGGAAGACAAGATCGAGCACGGCTACACCAAGACCACCATCGGCGCGAACACCATGGGCGGCAAGCCCACCACCCATTACTGGGTTTCGGACCAGGACGCCCTGGACGATTGGGAAGCGGAGGTCGAGGAGCTGAAGCAGGCCTACGTTTCCGCGTTGCGCGACCAGAACGCCCTGGGCGGGTTCCGGATTCCGACCGATGCCGTGGCCACCCTTGGCGAGGCCAAGGCGGAGGCCAAAACAACCCTGGACGAGGCCACCGGCCAGGCCCTGGCCGACCTTGGCGACGCGCAAAACACCTTTACCGCCGGCACGGACGAGGCCAAGGCCCAGGCCGCCGACGACACCCAGGCGACCAAGGACCAGGCCGAGGCCGACAAGGCCGATCTGGCCGCCGATCTGGCCGACACCCTGGACGACCTGAAAAAGGATTTCGACCGGGCCATGGAGGATCTGGATATCGAGGAGGCCCGGGCCCGGGCCGATGCGGACGAGGAAAAGGGCTATTCCATTTCCGGGTTTTCGCAGTGGCTTTCCTCGGGCGGTCCGGTGGCGGTGCTGGACCGCATCCGCAAATACGCCGCCGGCGGCTGGGCGGCGCTTTCGGAAAAGCTGCCGCGCTTCGCGGACGGCGGGGAGGTCCCCATGCTCCCGGGCGCGGTGGCCGGCCAGGACAGCGTGCTGGCCAGGGTTATGCCCGGCGAAGGCATGGTCAACGTCCAGGCCATGCGCTCCATCCTGTCCAAGCGGGCGCTGGACGCCCTCAACAGCCTGGACCTCGAGGGGTTCCTCGGCGCGCTGCCGCGTTTCGCCGACGGCGGCGTGGTCCCGGGCGGCTCGCTCGCTGCCGCAGCCGCCGCCGTCCCTGACGGTGCGTCCTCCGGCTCCGGTTACACCGCCACCCTCAACCTGTCCCTCGGCGGCAAGACCTTCGAGACCCGCGCCACCGAGGCCACGGCCATGGCGTTGGCCCGGCAGTTGCGGCGCCTGGGCGGGAGCATGAAATGA
- a CDS encoding vWA domain-containing protein produces MSAVQTMLVPFSSSGQENGGVKIEVTAQTVDPGEAVRLYLWGASPDALAGYSLTQGADGLGAGTLRQYPGQTEARLFDLDGTDGLKSFDWPVVRLLTVVAAGHCFVVDGNDVSVVALPGEDVTRFFRLSGNALAPAENAPKLAGSVLATAARSAWCREWRWTTPAKPAAGFPAGTCTDDEDDRDDTAYWFFLLRWGVLREEFSMELAWNDTYRDETSEEEGEDEDTYAVVFCIDTTGSMSGAIESVVEALGAFLNEASSMYLNIGVVTFGDEVPYRRKLDITNNIDIVSTFLSSLEGFGGADGKENQLDAIRTACGMFAGYNKRAICLITDIDYHIAGDGGDSETEATPDIVNAKLAEYNANLFIACYDTYVTGEGTSETIHPYNLLTMTWIGDLEDIMTVLTNNLVRELEKM; encoded by the coding sequence ATGAGCGCGGTGCAAACCATGCTGGTCCCGTTCTCCTCCTCCGGCCAGGAAAACGGCGGCGTCAAAATCGAGGTGACGGCGCAAACCGTGGACCCGGGCGAGGCGGTGCGGCTCTACCTCTGGGGCGCGTCCCCCGACGCTCTGGCCGGCTACTCCCTGACCCAGGGCGCGGACGGGCTCGGCGCCGGAACGCTGCGCCAATACCCGGGCCAGACCGAGGCGCGCCTGTTCGACCTGGACGGCACGGACGGCCTGAAATCCTTCGACTGGCCGGTGGTGCGGCTCCTGACCGTGGTCGCGGCGGGGCACTGTTTCGTCGTGGACGGCAATGATGTGAGTGTCGTCGCCCTGCCCGGAGAGGATGTGACGCGGTTCTTCCGGCTTTCGGGCAATGCCCTGGCCCCGGCGGAAAACGCGCCGAAGCTGGCGGGGTCGGTCCTGGCCACGGCCGCGCGTTCGGCCTGGTGCCGGGAATGGCGCTGGACCACCCCGGCCAAGCCGGCGGCCGGGTTCCCGGCCGGCACCTGCACCGACGACGAGGACGACCGCGACGACACGGCCTACTGGTTTTTCCTGCTGCGCTGGGGCGTGTTGCGGGAAGAATTTTCCATGGAGCTTGCCTGGAACGATACATACCGGGATGAAACAAGCGAAGAAGAAGGAGAAGATGAAGACACTTACGCTGTCGTTTTCTGTATAGACACGACGGGGTCGATGTCTGGAGCCATTGAGTCCGTTGTCGAAGCCCTTGGAGCTTTTTTGAACGAAGCGTCAAGCATGTACCTTAACATAGGTGTTGTGACGTTTGGAGATGAAGTTCCGTATCGACGGAAATTGGATATTACCAACAATATCGATATTGTATCAACGTTTTTATCGAGTCTCGAAGGGTTCGGTGGCGCGGACGGCAAGGAAAACCAGCTGGACGCTATCCGGACAGCATGCGGAATGTTCGCAGGATACAACAAGAGAGCAATTTGCCTCATAACGGACATTGATTACCACATTGCTGGGGACGGTGGGGATTCGGAAACGGAAGCCACTCCTGATATCGTCAATGCAAAATTGGCGGAATACAATGCGAATCTTTTTATAGCTTGTTATGATACCTACGTGACTGGAGAGGGTACAAGCGAAACCATACACCCCTATAATCTCCTTACCATGACGTGGATAGGCGACCTAGAAGATATTATGACGGTATTGACGAACAACCTTGTCCGAGAATTGGAGAAAATGTGA